In the Candidatus Saccharibacteria bacterium oral taxon 488 genome, one interval contains:
- a CDS encoding DHA2 family efflux MFS transporter permease subunit: MLHELSIRNKLIVMSAVMSALFLVALDQTIVSTALAAIVKEFNSFSSLGFIVTAYMLTTTVTVPLAGKLSDMYGRKPLLLAGVSIFTIGSLLSGLAPTVEWLIAWRALQGIGGGIITANAFTIVGDLFPPKERSKWQGLFGAVFGMSSVAGPLIGGWLTDGVSLFGMVSDWRWTFLINVPIGVIATILIIRYCPQIKHDRMHKPDYLGALFITIALATLVLAVDNTEMIFKGLIERGVSLVLIQGVLLTISVLAALGFIVIERRAKQPILPLRFFANRTYRLIMAAAGLFGAAFMGAILYLTQFNQQVFGATASQAGLMLLPMVAGSITSSITIGRLVAKTGAYKRWIVAGFGLTAVGVAVLTILQPESPYWHEAIVAVFVGLGFGAAMPILTLAVQNEFTQKDLGAATSSVQLFRGLGSTIGAAVLSGVLTAGILAHVGDPHQLPYIQSLQRSPAAQQMLSGELNADVLLRLNAQKETIAKAAARLPAPAQAQAKQQFSRQQDEFTKVILHAFTDGLHQVFLISSGLMVVAMIAVMPVREKRLRG, from the coding sequence ATGCTACACGAATTATCAATCAGAAATAAATTAATTGTCATGAGCGCGGTGATGAGCGCGCTGTTTTTGGTGGCGCTGGATCAAACGATTGTCTCGACGGCGCTGGCGGCGATTGTCAAGGAATTTAATAGCTTTTCGTCGCTTGGCTTCATCGTGACTGCTTACATGTTGACCACCACGGTGACCGTGCCGCTGGCTGGTAAGTTGAGCGACATGTACGGCCGCAAGCCGCTGTTGCTCGCCGGAGTGAGTATCTTTACCATCGGCTCGCTACTGAGCGGCCTGGCGCCGACAGTCGAGTGGCTGATTGCGTGGCGGGCGCTGCAGGGCATCGGCGGCGGTATCATCACTGCGAACGCCTTTACCATTGTCGGCGACCTCTTTCCGCCAAAGGAACGTAGTAAATGGCAAGGACTGTTTGGTGCAGTCTTTGGGATGAGTTCAGTAGCCGGGCCGTTAATCGGTGGTTGGCTGACAGATGGTGTGTCGCTATTTGGCATGGTCAGTGATTGGCGCTGGACGTTCTTGATCAATGTGCCGATCGGGGTGATCGCTACCATACTCATCATTCGCTACTGCCCGCAGATCAAGCACGACCGCATGCACAAGCCCGATTACCTCGGTGCGCTGTTTATCACCATCGCTCTGGCGACGCTGGTGCTGGCGGTAGACAATACAGAGATGATCTTTAAGGGACTAATCGAGCGCGGTGTCAGCCTAGTGCTGATTCAGGGCGTGCTGCTGACGATATCAGTACTGGCGGCGCTGGGCTTTATTGTGATTGAGCGGCGAGCCAAACAGCCGATTCTGCCACTACGGTTCTTTGCTAATCGGACATATCGTTTGATCATGGCGGCGGCTGGCTTGTTTGGCGCGGCCTTTATGGGGGCAATTTTGTATCTAACACAGTTCAATCAGCAGGTGTTTGGCGCCACTGCCTCGCAGGCTGGGCTGATGCTGCTACCGATGGTAGCAGGTAGTATAACAAGCTCGATAACTATTGGTCGGCTGGTTGCTAAAACCGGTGCATATAAACGCTGGATAGTGGCTGGTTTTGGGCTAACGGCGGTCGGTGTCGCCGTGCTAACAATTCTACAGCCAGAATCGCCATATTGGCACGAAGCTATCGTGGCGGTATTTGTTGGGCTTGGATTCGGCGCGGCGATGCCAATCTTGACCTTGGCGGTGCAGAATGAGTTTACGCAGAAAGACCTCGGTGCGGCGACCTCCAGCGTGCAGCTATTTCGTGGGCTGGGCTCGACAATTGGTGCGGCAGTGTTATCGGGCGTATTAACCGCTGGTATCCTAGCACATGTCGGTGATCCGCATCAGCTGCCGTATATTCAGAGTCTGCAGCGCTCACCGGCTGCGCAGCAGATGCTGTCCGGTGAGCTGAACGCTGACGTGCTGCTGCGGCTGAATGCTCAAAAAGAGACAATCGCCAAGGCGGCAGCGCGGCTACCAGCACCGGCTCAGGCCCAGGCAAAACAGCAGTTCAGCCGGCAGCAGGATGAATTTACTAAAGTCATCCTCCATGCGTTTACCGATGGTCTGCATCAAGTATTCTTGATCAGTTCGGGGCTGATGGTTGTTGCGATGATTGCGGTAATGCCGGTCAGGGAAAAGCGACTGCGCGGCTAA
- a CDS encoding ABC transporter permease, producing the protein MKKYWTGVFGQVRAQQKRFIRDKMSLFFTFLFPLLFLFIFGSIFKDQSTSFNVAIINNSQTEFAKNFVDSAKGNAKDSVLKIKDVKDMDDAREKLKRSELNGIIELPSGFGEVKGEGNNAKPAGTINVLYGKGSEQTGSALTAVMGQVANEINKHLGQPEAPIKAAGKAVGDEQLKSFDYTFTGLLAFSLMSMGIFGLANQMPAEKQRGSYRRLRAAPFTSGQLIISMAIHYVIISLLSLVMMVIVGTFVFQFNMRGDWGLFVLMAVLAAFMMVGLGLLIGGWAKNENQSAPLTNLVSFPMMFLSGAFFPLYMFPEWLRGASQFIPMTPITEGFRLIMTEHASLIEVLPQLGAVTAWILVVYIAAIKLFRWE; encoded by the coding sequence ATGAAAAAATATTGGACTGGTGTATTCGGGCAAGTACGCGCTCAGCAAAAACGTTTCATCCGCGATAAAATGTCGCTGTTCTTTACCTTCTTGTTTCCGTTGCTATTCTTGTTTATATTTGGCTCAATCTTTAAGGATCAATCAACCAGCTTTAATGTGGCGATTATCAATAATTCACAAACAGAATTTGCGAAAAATTTTGTCGATAGCGCCAAGGGAAACGCTAAAGATTCGGTTCTCAAGATCAAAGATGTCAAGGATATGGACGATGCCCGTGAGAAGCTCAAGCGCTCGGAGCTGAACGGCATCATTGAACTACCGAGTGGTTTTGGCGAAGTAAAGGGAGAGGGCAATAATGCCAAGCCAGCCGGTACGATCAATGTGCTGTACGGCAAGGGATCGGAGCAGACTGGTAGTGCGCTGACGGCAGTGATGGGTCAGGTTGCTAATGAGATCAATAAGCACCTGGGCCAGCCGGAAGCACCAATTAAAGCCGCCGGTAAAGCAGTTGGCGATGAGCAGTTGAAGTCGTTTGACTATACCTTCACTGGTCTGCTTGCCTTTAGCTTGATGAGCATGGGTATCTTTGGCCTGGCTAATCAAATGCCGGCTGAAAAGCAGCGCGGCTCGTACCGTCGGCTACGGGCGGCACCATTTACCTCGGGTCAGCTGATTATCTCGATGGCGATTCATTATGTCATCATCTCGCTGTTGAGCCTCGTCATGATGGTGATTGTCGGTACATTCGTATTCCAATTTAATATGCGTGGCGATTGGGGGCTCTTCGTTCTCATGGCGGTGCTGGCGGCCTTTATGATGGTGGGCCTAGGTCTATTAATTGGTGGCTGGGCAAAGAATGAAAACCAGTCGGCACCGTTAACCAACCTCGTGTCCTTCCCGATGATGTTCTTGTCTGGTGCATTTTTCCCGCTCTACATGTTCCCAGAATGGTTACGCGGTGCTTCTCAGTTCATCCCGATGACCCCGATTACGGAAGGATTTCGCTTGATCATGACTGAGCACGCCAGTTTGATCGAGGTCCTACCGCAACTTGGTGCCGTAACTGCGTGGATTCTCGTTGTTTACATTGCGGCGATCAAGCTATTTCGGTGGGAATAA
- a CDS encoding ATP-binding cassette domain-containing protein yields the protein MAQPEPIITVDQLVKTYDGKNVVDSVSFEVQKGEIFGILGPNGAGKTTTLEMLEALRPIDGGTATIDGIDVAKQPKHIKTIIGIQLQSTTFYDKLTLREQLKMFASLYGQTVDADALLAKVQLTDKAKSYVEQLSGGQKQRFAIASTLVNNPTVLFLDEPTTGLDPQARRNLWDLIKEIRDEGITIVLTTHYMDEAELLCDRLAIMDNGKIITIDTPHNLIQQLLARGFKKKQVVEQANLEDVFIDLTGKAIRD from the coding sequence ATGGCTCAACCCGAACCAATCATAACAGTTGACCAACTCGTCAAGACTTACGATGGCAAGAATGTCGTCGATAGCGTGTCGTTTGAGGTCCAGAAAGGCGAGATCTTTGGCATCCTCGGGCCGAATGGCGCCGGCAAGACGACGACGCTAGAGATGCTGGAGGCGCTCCGGCCGATTGACGGCGGTACGGCGACTATCGACGGAATTGATGTTGCCAAGCAGCCGAAGCACATTAAAACCATCATCGGCATCCAGCTACAATCGACAACGTTTTACGACAAGCTGACCTTGCGTGAACAATTGAAAATGTTTGCCAGCCTGTACGGACAAACGGTCGACGCCGACGCGCTGCTGGCCAAGGTGCAATTGACCGATAAAGCCAAAAGCTATGTCGAGCAGCTCTCAGGCGGGCAAAAGCAGCGCTTCGCCATCGCTTCGACGCTGGTCAACAATCCGACAGTGCTGTTCCTCGATGAGCCGACGACTGGGCTGGACCCGCAGGCGCGCCGCAATCTCTGGGATTTGATCAAAGAAATCCGCGACGAAGGCATTACCATCGTGCTGACGACGCATTATATGGACGAGGCTGAACTGCTGTGCGACCGCTTGGCGATTATGGATAATGGTAAAATCATCACCATTGATACGCCGCATAATCTGATCCAGCAACTACTGGCGCGCGGTTTCAAGAAAAAGCAAGTTGTCGAGCAAGCGAACCTAGAGGACGTATTTATTGACTTAACAGGAAAGGCTATTCGGGATTAG
- a CDS encoding CHAP domain-containing protein, translated as MPKKPQLSITRPRSRLKKRYVFALVLVPLTAVCISLGALYWPKITHKLHSLRVAGSIDSSRGEATFPQIDTTNLHMTRQKIISLAKTEFEAQSAGTKFSQGVREAWCADFVSWIMQQAGAPLKNPHTGGWRIPGTFTLREYYEAAGRFKPANSGYQPRAGDVAIYRNSPVFGDHTNIVLKNNDGVLTTVGGNEMNRIRVFVNRDKRYDGLLGYGVLAE; from the coding sequence ATGCCAAAGAAGCCCCAGCTCTCCATCACGCGGCCGCGCAGTCGCCTCAAGAAACGGTATGTGTTCGCGTTGGTGCTAGTACCGCTGACGGCTGTTTGTATCAGCCTCGGCGCGCTGTATTGGCCAAAAATTACTCATAAACTTCACTCGCTGAGGGTGGCCGGCAGTATTGATTCATCACGCGGCGAGGCGACATTCCCGCAAATTGATACCACAAATTTACATATGACTCGGCAAAAAATTATTAGCCTCGCCAAAACCGAATTCGAAGCACAATCCGCCGGCACCAAGTTCAGCCAAGGCGTCCGTGAAGCGTGGTGCGCCGATTTTGTGAGCTGGATCATGCAGCAGGCGGGCGCGCCGCTGAAAAATCCACATACTGGCGGCTGGCGCATCCCGGGAACGTTTACCTTACGCGAATATTACGAAGCGGCCGGTCGCTTCAAACCTGCTAATTCCGGCTATCAACCGCGTGCTGGTGACGTGGCAATTTACCGCAATTCACCGGTGTTTGGCGACCATACGAATATCGTCCTCAAAAATAACGACGGCGTTCTAACCACTGTTGGCGGTAACGAGATGAACCGCATCCGCGTGTTCGTCAACCGCGATAAGCGCTACGATGGACTGCTGGGGTATGGCGTGCTAGCAGAGTAA
- a CDS encoding YfcC family protein, producing the protein MVEKMKKIKKKLRSPSAFTVLFVVIALMAVLTWIIPSGVYNTKPDPNDAEKTVRIAGTYKQTDKVTTKKADDGTETTTDSRQGLWDAALAPIKGMSEKLDVIVFVLILGGFLGVTMKTGALDATLGAMLRKMKGKEKWLIPILMTFFAIGGTTYGMQEEAVAFYALVVPIMMAAGYNAMTAVMVIVLGGGVGVLGSTLNPFSTGIAAKSADVPLGNVLGLQSIILLLCLVAAIVFTMRYASKVKAGKYKDDVRYKPATTALDMSNVPEFTGPRKAVMAVFGVTFLLMIISLIPWGNWGITLFADIHKWFAELPVVGAILGLDHVLPFGEWYFNEISTLFLLSTLVIAAIYYRQFKKEEVFVVDTFLKGTADLLSVALIIAVAAGVGVVMQNGAIQDTIISWGESALKGAGSFVGVLAYIFYLPMSFIIPSSSGLAAATMPVIAPVADLVGSSKEIIVVAFATASGLLNMMAPTIASLMGGLALAGVSYRAWLKRSMPIMVVFAIISLVAIMVYGAIA; encoded by the coding sequence ATGGTAGAAAAAATGAAAAAAATTAAGAAAAAGCTGCGCTCGCCCTCAGCCTTTACCGTGCTGTTTGTGGTGATTGCCTTGATGGCAGTCCTGACGTGGATTATCCCGTCTGGTGTGTACAACACAAAACCAGATCCAAATGATGCGGAAAAGACAGTGCGCATCGCTGGTACGTATAAACAGACTGATAAAGTCACTACTAAAAAAGCCGATGACGGCACCGAGACAACCACCGACTCCCGCCAGGGTTTGTGGGATGCAGCACTTGCGCCGATCAAGGGCATGAGTGAGAAGCTCGACGTCATCGTCTTTGTGTTGATCCTCGGCGGCTTCCTCGGGGTGACGATGAAAACTGGTGCGCTGGATGCGACGCTCGGTGCCATGCTACGCAAGATGAAGGGCAAGGAGAAATGGCTTATCCCAATTCTCATGACGTTCTTCGCTATCGGTGGTACCACCTACGGCATGCAGGAAGAGGCGGTGGCCTTTTATGCGCTGGTGGTGCCGATCATGATGGCGGCTGGCTACAACGCTATGACCGCGGTGATGGTGATCGTGCTCGGTGGTGGTGTTGGTGTGCTTGGCTCGACCTTGAATCCATTTTCGACTGGTATTGCTGCCAAGTCGGCTGACGTGCCGCTCGGTAATGTGTTGGGCCTCCAATCAATAATTTTGCTGCTCTGTTTGGTCGCGGCTATCGTGTTCACTATGCGATATGCCTCAAAGGTAAAAGCTGGTAAGTATAAAGACGATGTTCGGTATAAGCCAGCCACCACCGCACTTGATATGAGCAACGTGCCAGAGTTTACCGGTCCGCGTAAAGCAGTGATGGCGGTCTTTGGCGTCACCTTCCTATTGATGATCATCTCGCTGATCCCGTGGGGCAACTGGGGGATCACGCTGTTCGCCGATATCCATAAATGGTTTGCAGAGCTACCGGTCGTTGGTGCTATCTTGGGTCTTGATCATGTCTTGCCATTTGGTGAGTGGTACTTCAACGAAATCTCGACCCTGTTCCTGTTGTCAACCTTAGTCATCGCAGCGATCTATTATCGCCAATTCAAGAAAGAAGAAGTCTTCGTTGTTGACACCTTCCTCAAAGGTACAGCCGATCTACTGAGTGTGGCACTGATCATTGCGGTGGCAGCCGGTGTCGGCGTGGTGATGCAGAATGGTGCGATCCAAGACACGATCATTAGCTGGGGTGAATCTGCACTGAAGGGCGCGGGTAGTTTCGTCGGTGTTCTCGCCTACATCTTCTACTTGCCGATGAGCTTTATCATTCCGTCGTCATCAGGTCTAGCGGCAGCGACTATGCCAGTTATCGCGCCGGTGGCTGACCTAGTCGGCTCCAGCAAGGAGATCATCGTTGTCGCATTTGCAACAGCATCGGGTCTGTTGAATATGATGGCCCCAACCATCGCTTCGTTGATGGGCGGTCTGGCCCTAGCCGGCGTGTCGTACCGTGCATGGTTGAAGCGCTCAATGCCAATCATGGTGGTCTTTGCGATAATTAGCCTCGTAGCTATCATGGTATACGGAGCCATCGCCTAA
- the lysS gene encoding lysine--tRNA ligase, which produces MKWLDDIVDQFRSVDKEVLVSSGASPSGVYHVGHLREIVIADAVVRALKQAGIRARHVHVSDNLDAFRKVPVNLPASYEQYLGMPLCTVPSPDDRYDSWGDFCLKPFLESADKIGVTMDVVYASDKYRSGFFVPAIERSLSRIDKAKSAIQEVSGRQLDDQWSPIQIMEHGRLKNRRFISMDSDAKTITYRSHDDSERTVRYDDGQVKLDWRLDWPGRWWLLGVDVEPFGRDHATKGGSYDTGKRIAREVYDIEAPVPVPYDFINRTGDTKKMSASKGTGVNAHDVVDMLPPEVVRYFMLRYSPAKRLYFDETDSLVRLVDDFAAMKQHPQNELDERLLFLCTDGLSHPAVSSIPFSHLVISYQAALCDTVKTVEILRRSPEYARIVDEEEAVIITELGYVSRWLEQWAPESLKFRLADEIHPDEFSPEQKEYLRRLADDIAGAPAEADGNWFHQAIYTYKESGLLPPRELFTTIYRVLIGKDSGPRAGWFLSILPRDWLVERLRLVK; this is translated from the coding sequence ATGAAGTGGCTTGATGATATCGTAGATCAGTTTCGAAGTGTAGATAAAGAAGTACTCGTTTCCTCGGGTGCATCGCCGTCGGGCGTGTATCATGTGGGGCATTTGCGTGAAATTGTTATCGCTGATGCCGTAGTGCGGGCGCTAAAACAAGCTGGCATTCGGGCGCGCCACGTTCACGTTTCGGATAACCTGGACGCCTTTCGTAAAGTGCCGGTTAATCTGCCGGCCAGTTACGAGCAGTACCTCGGCATGCCGCTCTGCACGGTGCCATCACCAGATGATCGGTATGATTCGTGGGGAGATTTTTGCCTGAAGCCATTTTTAGAGAGCGCCGATAAAATTGGCGTCACCATGGACGTGGTCTATGCTAGCGATAAATATCGGAGCGGGTTTTTTGTGCCGGCCATTGAGCGCTCGCTGAGCCGCATTGACAAAGCTAAATCGGCCATCCAGGAAGTGTCGGGTCGGCAGCTGGATGATCAGTGGTCGCCAATTCAAATCATGGAGCATGGTCGGCTAAAAAATCGTCGGTTCATCAGTATGGATAGCGATGCTAAAACGATCACCTATCGTAGTCATGATGACTCGGAGCGCACGGTTCGGTACGATGACGGGCAGGTAAAGCTGGACTGGCGGCTGGACTGGCCGGGGCGGTGGTGGCTGCTCGGTGTTGATGTTGAGCCGTTTGGCCGTGATCACGCCACGAAGGGCGGCTCGTATGATACCGGCAAGCGGATTGCTCGCGAGGTTTATGACATTGAGGCGCCAGTACCGGTGCCGTATGATTTTATCAATCGCACCGGTGATACCAAAAAGATGAGCGCCAGCAAAGGCACCGGCGTGAACGCGCATGATGTCGTCGATATGTTGCCACCTGAGGTGGTGCGCTATTTCATGCTCCGGTATTCGCCGGCCAAGCGTCTGTATTTTGATGAGACCGATAGCCTGGTGCGGCTGGTTGACGACTTCGCGGCGATGAAGCAGCATCCGCAAAATGAGCTCGATGAACGGCTATTATTCTTGTGCACTGACGGGCTGAGTCATCCAGCGGTCAGCTCAATTCCATTCTCGCATCTGGTCATTTCATACCAAGCGGCGTTGTGCGACACGGTAAAAACAGTAGAGATTTTGCGGCGCAGTCCAGAATACGCCCGTATCGTCGATGAGGAAGAGGCAGTGATTATCACGGAACTAGGCTATGTCAGTCGGTGGCTGGAACAGTGGGCGCCCGAGTCATTGAAGTTTCGCCTAGCGGATGAGATACATCCCGATGAGTTTTCGCCAGAACAAAAAGAATACCTGCGGCGATTAGCTGACGATATCGCCGGGGCGCCGGCTGAGGCTGATGGTAATTGGTTTCATCAAGCAATTTACACCTACAAGGAAAGCGGTTTGCTGCCGCCGCGGGAACTATTCACCACCATCTACCGTGTGCTCATTGGCAAAGATTCCGGCCCGCGTGCTGGCTGGTTCTTGTCGATCCTGCCAAGAGACTGGCTGGTTGAGCGGCTGCGACTGGTTAAGTAA
- the argF gene encoding ornithine carbamoyltransferase, giving the protein MAQSLKGRSFLTLGDFTAGDIRLLLTTANEYKRMKYAGTPHRIHEGKNIALLFEKTSTRTRCAFTVAANDLGIAPEYLGKDDIQLGKKETVEDTAKVLGRMFDGIEFRGFAHKTVEDLAKHAGVPVWNGLTDKFHPTQILADFMTIEEHLGRLHGVKLVFVGDGRNNMANSLLLGSAIMGLDFRILAPRELFPEEGLVHHAHELAHQNHGRITITDNFEEALRGADVIYTDVWVSMGEEDKFAERINQLRHFQVNRDMLNLTGNPEVKFMHCLPAFHDALTTTGQHIRDDFGLESMEVTDGVFRSPNSIVFDQAENRMHTIKAVIALTL; this is encoded by the coding sequence ATGGCACAAAGTTTGAAAGGGCGATCATTTTTGACGCTGGGTGATTTTACCGCGGGTGACATTCGGTTGCTACTAACGACGGCAAATGAGTATAAGCGGATGAAGTATGCTGGTACGCCGCATCGGATTCATGAGGGCAAGAATATTGCGTTATTGTTTGAGAAGACCTCGACCAGGACGCGCTGCGCCTTTACGGTGGCGGCTAACGACCTCGGTATCGCGCCGGAATATCTTGGCAAGGACGATATTCAGCTTGGCAAGAAAGAGACGGTCGAGGACACCGCCAAGGTGCTGGGCCGAATGTTTGACGGTATTGAGTTTCGCGGTTTTGCACACAAGACTGTGGAGGATCTAGCGAAGCACGCCGGCGTGCCAGTATGGAATGGATTGACTGATAAGTTCCATCCAACGCAGATTCTAGCCGACTTTATGACTATCGAGGAGCACCTCGGTCGGCTGCACGGCGTCAAGCTGGTGTTTGTCGGCGATGGCCGCAACAACATGGCTAATAGTTTGCTGCTCGGCTCGGCCATCATGGGGCTGGACTTTCGGATCTTGGCACCGCGTGAGTTGTTCCCCGAGGAGGGCCTCGTCCATCACGCGCATGAGCTGGCGCACCAGAACCACGGGCGGATTACTATCACTGATAATTTTGAGGAAGCCCTGCGCGGTGCCGATGTCATTTACACCGATGTTTGGGTGTCGATGGGCGAAGAGGATAAGTTCGCTGAGCGCATCAATCAGCTGCGTCACTTCCAGGTTAATCGTGACATGCTGAACCTCACCGGCAATCCTGAGGTCAAGTTCATGCACTGCCTGCCGGCCTTTCATGATGCATTGACCACGACCGGTCAGCACATCAGGGACGACTTCGGACTGGAGTCAATGGAGGTGACGGATGGCGTCTTCCGCTCACCAAATTCGATTGTCTTTGACCAGGCGGAAAATCGTATGCATACCATCAAGGCGGTTATCGCTTTGACGCTGTAG
- a CDS encoding thioredoxin domain-containing protein yields the protein MPAEARTGDIGEHTIGNTNGKVVMIEYGDYQCPGCRTAAPEAKRVAEKYKDHVALVFRNYPIPSLHPNARAAAAVAEAAGLQGKFWEMHDLLYTNQGAWSNARAKERTDVFSGYAKQLGLNVDKFNADLASGAVTKKIDFDVAVGRQLQIDGTPTFFINGNKLNLGDASSIENAVKDALKKAGVAVDKAKS from the coding sequence CGGCAACACTAATGGCAAAGTTGTGATGATTGAATACGGTGACTACCAGTGCCCGGGCTGCCGCACTGCCGCACCAGAAGCCAAGCGCGTGGCCGAGAAATACAAGGATCACGTCGCGCTGGTCTTTCGTAATTATCCGATCCCGTCGCTCCATCCAAACGCCCGAGCGGCGGCGGCGGTCGCCGAAGCAGCTGGGCTGCAGGGTAAGTTCTGGGAAATGCACGACCTACTCTACACCAACCAAGGTGCGTGGAGTAATGCCCGCGCCAAAGAACGCACCGACGTCTTCAGTGGCTACGCCAAGCAGCTGGGCCTGAATGTCGATAAATTCAATGCTGACCTAGCCTCCGGTGCTGTCACGAAGAAAATTGACTTTGACGTGGCGGTCGGGCGACAGTTACAAATTGATGGCACACCAACCTTTTTCATCAATGGCAACAAGCTTAACCTCGGTGACGCTAGCTCTATCGAAAACGCCGTCAAAGACGCCCTGAAAAAAGCCGGCGTCGCAGTTGATAAAGCAAAAAGCTAA
- the arcC gene encoding carbamate kinase, whose product MNQQRTIVVALGGNALQKQGEASSQAQQRVADETIAQLLPLIQAGHRVAIVHGNGPQVGNIVLHEEAINTEAVPSLPLEDSGAMSQGLIGFWLQQAIHDALATRGVHDKYAVSIVTQTVVDQADPAFQNPTKPIGPFYSEEEAKKVQAERGYTVREDSGRGWRRVVPSPKPQEIVEAPVIKALVDAGVLVVSTGGGGIPVLRDASGQLSGVAAVIDKDFGAAKLADTLGADTLLILTSVDAAKVNFGQPTEQALGEVSAEELQQHIDAGQFAAGSMLPKIQAALSFVAGASGRTAIITSLEKTADAINGAAGTRIKS is encoded by the coding sequence ATGAATCAGCAGCGAACCATTGTCGTCGCACTGGGAGGTAACGCCCTGCAAAAGCAGGGCGAGGCCTCGTCCCAAGCACAGCAGCGAGTGGCTGACGAGACAATCGCCCAGCTCCTGCCGCTGATTCAAGCTGGCCACCGCGTAGCCATTGTCCACGGCAATGGCCCGCAGGTCGGCAACATTGTCCTACACGAGGAAGCAATTAACACTGAGGCGGTGCCGAGCTTACCGTTGGAGGATTCTGGTGCGATGAGCCAGGGCCTCATTGGTTTTTGGCTGCAGCAAGCGATCCACGATGCACTGGCAACTCGCGGTGTGCATGATAAGTATGCAGTGAGCATCGTTACCCAGACGGTGGTTGATCAGGCTGATCCGGCATTTCAAAATCCGACCAAGCCGATCGGGCCATTCTACTCAGAAGAAGAGGCCAAGAAGGTACAGGCCGAGCGCGGTTATACGGTGCGCGAGGACTCGGGTCGTGGCTGGCGGCGCGTTGTGCCATCACCAAAGCCTCAGGAAATTGTTGAGGCTCCCGTCATCAAGGCGCTGGTTGACGCCGGCGTACTGGTGGTCTCGACTGGCGGCGGCGGTATTCCGGTGCTGCGTGATGCATCGGGCCAATTGAGCGGTGTAGCGGCGGTGATCGACAAGGATTTTGGAGCTGCCAAGCTGGCGGACACACTCGGAGCGGACACACTGCTAATCCTGACGTCGGTTGACGCAGCTAAGGTCAATTTTGGTCAGCCAACGGAGCAGGCGCTTGGTGAAGTATCAGCCGAGGAGCTGCAGCAGCATATTGATGCTGGGCAATTTGCGGCTGGTTCAATGCTACCGAAAATCCAAGCGGCACTGAGTTTTGTGGCCGGCGCTTCGGGGCGTACGGCGATCATTACCTCGCTGGAAAAAACTGCTGACGCTATCAACGGTGCTGCTGGTACGCGCATCAAGAGTTAG